From Corticium candelabrum chromosome 9, ooCorCand1.1, whole genome shotgun sequence:
AAAGCAGTAGAATGGTGGCATAAGCAGATGGACTTGGTGGAGAGATGTTTATTGCTTATTTTTTCATTAGAGACAACTGTTACTTTCTGTTCAGGTTTTGAATCTTGGTATTGATGGTTGGAAGTGTGATGGCACAGACCCTTATATTTTAGAGTTGCCGTACTCTCATGGTTATGGAGGATTCCTAACACATCGAGACTATGCAAATGCGTACTATGGAGATTTCTTCAACTACACGCGATTGAAACGGGGAAATGACACTCTGATAATGTCAAGACCGGTGGATGGGTGAGAAGACATTAGTTgttgtacacacatacacacagtgacacacacacacacacacacacacacacacacacacacacacacacacacacacacacacacacacacaccatgcatgtgcacatgtgcaaatACTGTACAGAGAAGCAGGCAGGAATTCCAGAAAAGCAGCACACAAGTTGATAAACGCATAAAACTAGTACAGAAATCTATTTCGTGATACCTAACTATCGATGCTTTACTGGCCATCTTAGCTACAAGTTCCTCTACTTGGAGTTCAGTCCTCATTCAGTCATGTTTTCTGGTTGGGTCGGAGACCAAGATCCAACATTCGATGGTTTAGAAGCAGCCTTAAAACGATACCTGCAATCAGCATGGGACGGTGAGAACAAACACACCCATCTCGTGTTGTACTCATTTACTACTCATTTGCATTGCAGGATATGCCAATTTTGGATCAGATATAGGCGGTTATCGCACTGGACAGGGTACACTGGGAAGAAGTCGAACACTCTTTCTAAGATGGATGCAGCTCGGAGCTTTCTCACCGCTCATGGAAAATGGAGGCAACAAAGAACACCGACCATGGATGTTTGAACCATCCAATGAAACAACAGCTATTTACAAGAAGTACACCAAGATAGTACATCATGATAATGACAAACTAAGATAGCAGTTGTTTCTAGATATGTGAGTGCACACCTGATGTTGATGCCTTATCTGTTGGCCACTGGCTCGAAAGCCTATGAGACACGAAGCAGTTCTATTACACCTCTTGCTAAGCATGATACCTTCATACACAAGGTATGAACAAGTATTTGCATTTGATTGTATTTCCATTTGCTAGAATCTCAGAAGTAATTTGCCGTAGTTGATTGATGATTTCAAACCCACGACGTATAACTACCTTCTGGGCAGTGACATTCTAGTGTGTCCGGTGATCAATGATCCGGCCATTGTGGACGTTACCTTTCCTACTGGATCTTGGGTGGATTTCTGGAATTCATCGAATGTATACAAAGGCGGTGATAATCATACATTCACTCCAGATTTAGCCACTTTACCGGTATTCTATCGAGCAGGTAAGATCTGGTCGATTACAAGAATAACTCCAAAATAGCATGAAGTCACACCATTCATAAATTCAATAAATTCAACTAAACTCCGGAAAACACAAGGTGTCTATTTCTATAGATAGTTGTATTACAGGTGCTATCATTCCTCTCAGAATTAGAGACAATCTCAACAGTTTTGGAGATGAAACATTTCAGGGGTCTCTCACTTTCTATGTCAATCGTCCAAAAATCAACATTCAACATTCCGTTGAAGTGCGTGACCAGGAATCGGGTATGATCGCTTCTTACTGGTATGATCACTACAACTGGCTGTGATGTGAGATACAAAGATGTGCCACTTTATTACTATTTGGCAGGCTAAATAGTCGTTCAACATATATTCTCTTTGAGGTGACTGCTCATCGTTCTGAAATGGTGATTATCGTTCTCCAACATGTTCTTCACCCTACAAGGATCACTTCACGGTCAGTTGGCAATCCCAATAAGCCAGCTGATCTAAGAGAACTGTCTTCTCTACAATCACTGCAATTGGTTGGTCATGGATTTTTTTGGAACTCAAAAATAGAGCGACTTGTGATCAGACCCGACATTTCATTAATTGGAATTTCATTGACAATCCATTTTTAGTACCATTGCATAACTGGCCACAAGAGGTAAATTTTTCATTTCTTCCTGAAGGAAACTCAACGGTTCCGTTACAAATAAcatttacattaattttgtaaaaaaTAAAGATAATGTTGTCACATGTATACAACAACTCAGTGTACCAATATCAAATCCACTGCTTCGTAATTAAGTAAGTAAAACATGTGGTGAATggaaacattaattaagtatttaaGATCACTACTAGTGCATTATCCTCATCAAGCGGTGTACACAAATGCTAAGATGTCTCTTTACAAGCCTTCCTTATTATACGGTACCATGTCAGTGACATCAATAAAAGATATCATAACTTTTGAAGCCCAACTTCGTGGCATGCCACACTTGTGGATACCACACTTCTAGATCAAAACTCTAACCTTTTTATGAGTATTCAAACATAAACTTAAGTGTGACACTGTCATGGTCACTCTCAAATGACACCAAAACCGTAGAGAAAACCAAATGAAGCAAAACATTAGAAAAGTAGAATGTCACTACAAAAGAgctgacaaaacaaacaaagcgGCACACAATGTTCTTTCTCAGTTCATTACCCATGGAGTCCATGCTCCTCCATGTTTCTTGGGATCCGCCTGCGGATCTGAACCACCGTATTCAAATATTGGTGAAACAACAGTGTCGTTGTATGCATGAAGTCTATCCAGCAAGTCCTTTACCTAAACATTCCAAGATTGTAACTACAGAATCGTCCTAAGAACGCAGCACAAACTGTAGCAGTGGTGGCAATTTCTATTGCTAACAAATACTGCcatcttaattaacaatctaaTGTGCAggaataatataatataattatatcaaAAGTTACACCCAGAAAAGTCACAACAGTTTACATACAAGACAGGCAATGAACACCCACTGCTTTCCAAGCCATAGCAGCCCTTCATTGCACGTTAGGGCATGTTGACCATTTAGTACACacatccatgcaataacttTAACACTCCTTTACCATTTGCTTCCTATTCAGTGTACGACAAATCGGTTGCCCGGGCACCTAGGACAACCAAAAATGTCTGGGCAACTGAAACAGCAAACTAGGGTTGCCCAGGGATAACCCTGAGATTTCTATTAACCCAAGGACTAACCAAACTGAAGCCACGCATATTGCGTGCTCCACTTGTTCATCTGCAGTACTTGTAGCCAATCCCTTCAGGTCCCATATTAACCACTTTGTCCTTGTAGTACCAACACCACTTACCTCCAAACGACAACTTCCCATTGCAGAAAAAACTTTGAAATTGCAAGAGAACGTGATTTATCAGACGATGATCAGTCAGCTTCAAGTGATGTCAGTGAAGTAGTTAGAAGACCAAGTGCACCACAAAAGAAGGCAGTGAAGGTCTCTGGAGTCCCAATGAGACCAAGACTTCGAAAGGAACACACAGCAAAGCCTATTTCATTTAGTTTATGGGCAACCAGAGTAATGACCGAGCAACTAAAACTTTGTATGGTTGCCCGGGGACTAATCAGAGATGAGAGAATTTGTCATACACTGCTACTTAACTGATGCCAATGTTCTAAACGAGTCTGAACAAAGACTATCAATGCCAGTGTAACTCAATTTAATCTCTTGAGGCTGGATTGGTTGT
This genomic window contains:
- the LOC134184219 gene encoding alpha-glucosidase 2-like, with translation MIEYFHSKQIKVIVWTTSMVDVDSPNYNEGLSNGFYVRDLIGKPGTIKWWHGHGSLVDYSNPKAVEWWHKQMDLVLNLGIDGWKCDGTDPYILELPYSHGYGGFLTHRDYANAYYGDFFNYTRLKRGNDTLIMSRPVDGYKFLYLEFSPHSVMFSGWVGDQDPTFDGLEAALKRYLQSAWDGYANFGSDIGGYRTGQGTLGRSRTLFLRWMQLGAFSPLMENGGNKEHRPWMFEPSNETTAIYKKYVSAHLMLMPYLLATGSKAYETRSSSITPLAKHDTFIHKLIDDFKPTTYNYLLGSDILVCPVINDPAIVDVTFPTGSWVDFWNSSNVYKGGDNHTFTPDLATLPVFYRAGAIIPLRIRDNLNSFGDETFQGSLTFYVNRPKINIQHSVEVRDQESGMIASYWLNSRSTYILFEVTAHRSEMVIIVLQHVLHPTRITSRSVGNPNKPADLRELSSLQSLQLVGHGFFWNSKIERLVIRPDISLIGISLTIHF